The following are encoded together in the Bos taurus isolate L1 Dominette 01449 registration number 42190680 breed Hereford chromosome 17, ARS-UCD2.0, whole genome shotgun sequence genome:
- the IL2 gene encoding interleukin-2 precursor has translation MYKIQLLSCIALTLALVANGAPTSSSTGNTMKEVKSLLLDLQLLLEKVKNPENLKLSRMHTFDFYVPKVNATELKHLKCLLEELKLLEEVLNLAPSKNLNPREIKDSMDNIKRIVLELQGSETRFTCEYDDATVNAVEFLNKWITFCQSIYSTMT, from the exons ATGTACAAGATACAACTCTTGTCTTGCATTGCACTAACTCTTGCACTCGTTGCAAACGGTGCACCTACTTCAAGCTCTACGGGGAACACAATGAAAGAAGTGAAGTCATTGCTGCTGGATTTACAGTTGCTTTTGGAGAAAGTTaaa AATCCTGAGAACCTCAAGCTCTCCAGGATGCATACATTTGACTTTTACGTGCCCAAGGTTAAC GCTACAGAATTGAAACATCTTAAGTGTTTACTAGAAGAACTCAAACTTCTAGAGGAAGTGCTAAATTTAGCTCCAAGCAAAAACCTGAACCCCAGAGAGATCAAGGATTCAATGGACAATATCAAGAGAATCGTTTTGGAACTACAG GGATCTGAAACAAGATTCACATGTGAATATGATGATGCAACAGTAAACGCTGTAGAATTTCTGAACAAATGGATTACCTTTTGTCAAAGCATCTACTCAACAATGACTTGA